The following proteins are co-located in the Pseudanabaena sp. BC1403 genome:
- a CDS encoding filamentous hemagglutinin N-terminal domain-containing protein has protein sequence MNFSQRLWWCGSIFLFLGMLLPTNVSAQSVTADGTLSTTVNSPDNLNFTITNGNQPNSGANLFHSFSQFSVPTGGSATFNLVSTPNITTIFSRVTGGSVSNIDGLIQTTNSSNPVSLFLLNPNGIIFGANASLNIGGSFIATTANSVKFIDGIEFSAVNPSASPLLTVNAPLGLDFAQNPKGITVQNTGHRLIDRIFTPTDRSQSPVGLQVNGGNTLALIGGEVNLSGGIITTNGGGHLEVSGVSDGQVGLKATSTGWVGDYSSVRQFQDVHLAQQSLLDASGAKGSIQVHGKNISLSEGSAILLQNLGSQASGGITIKAAGSLNLTGTVRDGSYASYIKIDNLGTGQVGDIAISAKQVSIQDGGNIITGMYTPASGGNIIAKVADSILLDGFNPTSPANPSSIYTITFNSANAGNITLSTSNLRLLRRGILSSISFGTGKTGNIRVQAQDLIEVGEYIPSQLVSPSGILLASTALGDTGDLLINTARLVIRDGGVVGSIVAGKGTSGNVSINASNSVDVQGRQVDSIVPSRIISSAEILDAATQQIYGLPPIPSGDSGSLIINTPSLRITDGAYVAVKNDGSGRAGDVQINANSIFLDNQGSILASTASGNGGDVNLNLQSFLLLRHNSLISATAAGNGNGGNLTINSPVIVGIENSDIIANAVRGSGGNISITTQGLFGLKFRPQLTPENDITASSQFGLSGTVNINNLAFTPSAGLIQLPSDIDDPSQRIVQGCRTYGNSRFVSTGRGGLPEDPSDRRNSSHPWNDLRDPSTFRNPAALATTPQSENAKTPIVEATGWQLNAKGEVDIYATNNAARGTPVTDCAGFLAIATNFFKEVVFNEF, from the coding sequence ATGAATTTTAGTCAAAGACTATGGTGGTGTGGTTCTATCTTTCTATTCTTGGGAATGCTTTTACCCACAAATGTTTCTGCTCAGAGCGTGACAGCCGATGGCACGCTCTCAACAACAGTCAACAGTCCCGACAATCTTAACTTTACGATTACCAATGGTAATCAGCCCAATAGTGGAGCAAATCTATTCCATAGTTTTAGTCAATTCTCAGTGCCCACGGGTGGTTCTGCTACTTTTAATCTAGTTAGCACACCGAATATTACGACCATTTTTAGTAGGGTGACGGGAGGTAGTGTTTCTAACATTGATGGCTTGATTCAGACCACAAATAGCAGCAATCCTGTGAGTTTGTTTCTGCTCAATCCCAATGGAATTATCTTTGGAGCCAATGCCAGTCTCAATATCGGTGGATCGTTTATCGCTACGACGGCAAATAGCGTCAAGTTTATTGATGGAATAGAATTTAGCGCCGTGAATCCATCAGCTTCACCTTTACTGACAGTGAATGCCCCACTCGGTCTAGATTTTGCCCAAAATCCCAAGGGAATTACTGTGCAGAATACGGGACATCGCTTAATCGATAGGATTTTTACCCCCACCGATCGCAGCCAAAGTCCTGTTGGGTTACAAGTTAACGGAGGTAATACTCTGGCGCTGATTGGTGGCGAGGTGAATCTATCAGGTGGTATTATTACCACGAATGGAGGTGGACATCTGGAAGTTAGTGGTGTCAGCGATGGACAGGTCGGACTCAAAGCTACGTCTACAGGGTGGGTAGGAGACTACTCATCGGTGCGGCAATTCCAAGATGTTCATCTTGCCCAGCAATCGCTGCTCGATGCCAGTGGTGCGAAGGGTTCTATCCAAGTACATGGGAAGAATATCAGCTTGAGCGAAGGTTCCGCTATTTTGCTGCAAAACTTGGGTTCCCAAGCCTCTGGAGGAATTACTATTAAGGCAGCAGGTTCGCTAAATCTGACTGGTACAGTCCGCGACGGCAGCTATGCAAGTTATATCAAAATTGACAATTTAGGTACTGGGCAAGTGGGAGATATTGCCATCTCCGCCAAGCAAGTATCCATCCAAGATGGCGGAAATATCATTACTGGTATGTATACTCCAGCATCGGGGGGAAATATTATAGCCAAGGTTGCCGACTCAATCTTGCTAGATGGCTTTAATCCCACTAGCCCAGCGAACCCATCCTCGATCTACACAATCACCTTTAACTCCGCTAATGCAGGCAATATTACACTCTCCACGAGCAATCTGAGGCTTCTGCGTCGTGGCATTTTGAGCAGTATATCATTTGGCACTGGAAAGACAGGAAACATTCGAGTCCAAGCTCAAGATTTGATCGAAGTTGGTGAATACATCCCCAGCCAGCTAGTGTCACCGAGTGGAATCCTTTTAGCAAGCACCGCTCTTGGAGATACTGGAGATCTTTTGATCAACACCGCCCGCTTAGTGATTCGAGATGGTGGAGTAGTAGGGTCTATTGTTGCTGGTAAGGGAACATCGGGTAATGTAAGCATCAATGCGTCGAATTCCGTGGACGTTCAGGGTCGGCAGGTTGATTCAATTGTACCTAGCCGCATCATTTCATCGGCTGAGATTTTGGATGCAGCCACTCAACAAATCTATGGATTGCCTCCAATTCCCAGTGGTGATTCGGGTTCACTCATAATTAACACCCCATCGTTACGCATTACTGATGGAGCGTATGTTGCAGTTAAAAACGATGGATCTGGTAGAGCAGGAGATGTGCAGATTAATGCTAATTCAATTTTTCTAGACAATCAAGGTAGTATTTTAGCCTCAACTGCTTCTGGTAATGGAGGAGATGTTAACTTAAACTTGCAATCATTTTTACTGCTACGTCACAACAGCCTGATTTCTGCCACCGCAGCAGGTAATGGGAATGGTGGTAACTTGACAATTAACTCACCTGTGATTGTGGGAATAGAGAACAGTGACATTATTGCGAATGCGGTGCGAGGATCAGGTGGGAATATCAGTATCACTACACAAGGTTTATTTGGACTGAAATTCCGTCCGCAATTGACCCCTGAGAATGACATCACGGCAAGTTCGCAATTTGGATTGAGTGGCACGGTAAATATTAATAACCTCGCTTTTACTCCGAGCGCTGGATTGATTCAACTGCCTAGCGATATCGATGATCCGAGCCAGAGAATTGTCCAAGGTTGTAGAACCTATGGCAATAGTCGATTTGTCTCCACAGGGCGAGGAGGGTTGCCTGAAGATCCAAGCGATCGCCGTAATAGCTCCCATCCTTGGAACGATCTCCGCGATCCTTCCACTTTCCGCAATCCCGCCGCTTTAGCAACTACACCGCAATCTGAGAATGCGAAAACACCTATTGTGGAAGCTACGGGTTGGCAATTAAATGCGAAGGGTGAGGTAGATATCTATGCTACCAATAACGCAGCAAGAGGAACACCTGTAACTGATTGTGCAGGATTCTTAGCGATCGCAACAAATTTTTTTAAAGAGGTAGTATTTAATGAATTTTAG
- a CDS encoding filamentous hemagglutinin N-terminal domain-containing protein, producing the protein MNFSQRLWWCGSSFLFLGMLLPTNVSAQSVTADGTLSTTVTSPDNLNFTITNGNQPNSGGNLFHSFNQFSVPTGGSATFNLVNTPNISTIFSRVTGGNVSNIDGMIQTTNNSNPVSLFLINPSGIIFGPNASLNIGGSFVGTTANSIKFADGAEFSAITPQASPLLTIASPIGLNMGSNAGTITVQGQGNKLFDVTGFGTPSNINTPIGLQISANNTLALIGGAVNFSGGVVTTNGGGHLEVGSVSNGQVVLKPTSTGWVGDYSSVPQFNDIHLAKESLLDASGSNGSIRLQGGNISLTEGSSLLLQNLGTQPSGGITVNATGSLNLAGNTANGDLGSFMQIQNFGTGRTGDIAISAAQLSLQDGARILTRTRTQTAGGNITANVSGSTEVIGFNSNNPAIYTALTTFSADSGNAGNIMLSTRILRVLDSGQIISVALRSGDTGTIQVKATDQIEIAGFNPLAFSESSLTTFTQGSGNANSLVINTSRLVLQGGAALGSSTVATGSAGSVEINASKSIEIQGCGTEGNAAGVISRITSNAELLSPETQAAFILPAIPTGNAGSLTINTPSLRIADGAAVSVKNDGPGLAGNIQINANSLFLDGKSSIVASTASGNGGDIRLNLQSNLLMRHNSLISATAAGNGNGGNLTINSPVIVGIENSDIIANAVRGSGGNINITTQGLFGLKFRPQLTSENDITASSQFGLSGTVNISNLAFTPTAGLIELPSNIDDPSQRIVQGCRTYGNSRFVATGRGGLPEDPSNRRNSSHPWNDLRDPSAFRNPAALTTTPQSENAKTPIVEATGWQLNAKGEVDIYAANNVARETTVTDCAGFLAIAPKLFKEVVANEF; encoded by the coding sequence ATGAATTTTAGTCAAAGACTATGGTGGTGTGGTTCTAGCTTTCTATTCTTGGGAATGCTTTTACCCACAAATGTTTCTGCTCAGAGCGTGACAGCCGATGGCACACTTTCTACTACAGTCACCAGTCCCGACAATCTCAATTTTACGATTACCAATGGTAATCAGCCCAATAGTGGAGGAAATCTATTCCATAGTTTTAATCAGTTCTCAGTACCCACGGGTGGTTCTGCTACTTTTAATCTAGTTAACACACCAAATATTTCGACCATTTTTAGTCGGGTGACGGGAGGCAATGTTTCTAACATTGATGGCATGATTCAAACCACAAATAATAGCAATCCTGTGAGTTTGTTTTTAATCAATCCCAGTGGGATTATTTTTGGTCCCAATGCCAGTCTAAATATCGGTGGATCGTTTGTAGGAACTACAGCAAATAGTATTAAATTTGCTGATGGCGCGGAATTTAGTGCCATTACCCCCCAAGCATCACCACTGCTCACAATTGCATCGCCGATTGGCTTAAATATGGGTAGCAATGCAGGAACAATTACTGTGCAGGGTCAGGGAAATAAGTTGTTCGATGTTACTGGCTTTGGTACGCCCAGTAACATCAATACCCCAATCGGATTACAAATCAGTGCAAATAATACGCTGGCATTGATTGGCGGTGCTGTAAACTTTTCTGGTGGCGTTGTCACCACTAATGGCGGTGGGCATCTAGAGGTGGGTAGTGTTAGTAATGGGCAAGTGGTACTCAAGCCTACTTCTACGGGTTGGGTTGGCGATTATTCATCTGTGCCGCAATTTAACGATATTCATCTTGCGAAAGAATCACTACTGGACGCTAGCGGTAGTAACGGCTCCATCCGATTGCAAGGAGGAAACATTAGCTTGACTGAGGGTTCTTCTTTGTTGCTCCAAAACTTAGGAACGCAACCGTCTGGAGGAATTACGGTTAATGCCACTGGCTCCCTCAATTTGGCAGGGAATACAGCCAATGGTGACTTGGGAAGTTTCATGCAAATCCAAAATTTCGGCACAGGACGGACTGGAGATATTGCCATCTCTGCTGCCCAGTTATCCCTCCAAGATGGAGCCAGAATTTTGACTAGAACTCGGACGCAAACAGCAGGTGGGAATATTACCGCAAATGTGAGCGGCTCGACCGAGGTCATTGGCTTTAACAGCAACAACCCAGCCATTTATACTGCGCTCACAACATTTTCAGCAGATAGCGGCAATGCAGGGAATATCATGTTATCCACCAGAATTCTCAGGGTTCTAGATTCTGGTCAGATTATTTCTGTAGCCTTACGCTCTGGAGACACTGGCACAATCCAAGTGAAGGCAACAGATCAAATCGAAATTGCAGGTTTCAATCCTCTGGCATTTTCAGAAAGTTCGCTAACTACTTTTACTCAGGGTTCTGGTAATGCTAATAGCTTAGTCATCAACACCTCTAGATTAGTGCTTCAAGGGGGAGCAGCTCTGGGATCTTCTACCGTTGCCACTGGTTCAGCAGGTAGCGTGGAAATTAACGCTTCAAAGTCCATCGAAATCCAAGGGTGTGGTACTGAGGGTAATGCGGCTGGGGTAATCTCTCGCATTACTTCAAACGCTGAACTTCTTAGTCCAGAGACTCAAGCAGCTTTTATACTACCTGCTATTCCCACTGGTAATGCGGGTTCTCTCACCATTAATACGCCATCATTACGCATTGCTGATGGGGCGGCTGTGAGCGTCAAAAATGATGGTCCAGGGCTTGCTGGGAATATACAGATTAATGCCAACTCTCTGTTTCTAGATGGCAAAAGTAGTATTGTCGCCTCTACCGCCTCTGGAAACGGAGGAGATATTCGCTTAAACCTCCAAAGCAATCTGTTGATGCGTCACAATAGCTTGATTTCTGCCACTGCTGCGGGTAATGGTAATGGTGGTAACTTGACAATTAACTCACCTGTGATTGTGGGAATAGAAAACAGTGACATTATTGCTAATGCTGTGCGAGGATCAGGTGGGAATATCAACATCACTACGCAGGGATTATTTGGACTGAAATTTCGTCCGCAATTGACATCAGAAAATGACATCACAGCAAGTTCGCAATTTGGGCTAAGCGGCACGGTAAATATCAGCAATCTTGCTTTCACTCCCACCGCAGGGTTAATCGAGCTACCTAGCAATATCGATGATCCGAGCCAGAGAATTGTCCAAGGTTGTAGAACCTATGGCAATAGTCGGTTTGTCGCCACAGGGCGAGGAGGGTTACCTGAAGATCCTAGTAATCGCCGTAATAGCTCCCATCCTTGGAACGATCTCCGCGATCCTTCTGCTTTCCGCAATCCCGCCGCTTTAACAACTACACCGCAATCTGAGAATGCGAAAACACCTATTGTGGAAGCTACGGGTTGGCAACTAAATGCGAAGGGTGAGGTAGATATCTATGCTGCTAATAACGTAGCTAGAGAAACAACCGTAACTGATTGTGCGGGATTCTTAGCGATCGCACCAAAGCTTTTTAAAGAGGTAGTAGCCAATGAATTTTAG